In Candidatus Nitronauta litoralis, one DNA window encodes the following:
- the pyrR gene encoding bifunctional pyr operon transcriptional regulator/uracil phosphoribosyltransferase PyrR, which translates to MSQPTLTAQEIQRALTRVAHEILERNKGAENLALVGIRTRGVPLAKRLIEQIKNIEGIEVPLGILDITLYRDDVGTGKQNPVLKKTEIPFSITEKKIVLVDDVLFTGRTIRAAIDALMDFGRPAGVQLAVLIDRGHRELPIRADFVGKNLPTSLDMRVQVQLAENDDADRVIVEKREEP; encoded by the coding sequence ATGAGTCAGCCTACCCTTACTGCACAGGAAATACAACGGGCACTAACACGCGTCGCTCACGAAATTCTGGAGCGCAATAAGGGGGCCGAGAATCTGGCACTGGTTGGAATCCGTACTCGCGGCGTTCCTCTCGCCAAAAGACTTATAGAACAAATCAAAAATATCGAAGGAATCGAAGTTCCTCTTGGAATTCTGGACATCACTCTCTACCGGGATGACGTTGGAACTGGCAAACAAAACCCAGTCCTGAAGAAAACTGAAATCCCGTTTTCTATTACAGAAAAAAAGATCGTTCTGGTTGATGATGTTCTGTTCACCGGTCGAACCATTCGTGCCGCCATTGATGCACTGATGGATTTTGGCAGGCCCGCCGGAGTTCAGTTAGCCGTCCTGATTGACAGGGGTCACCGGGAACTCCCGATCCGTGCCGACTTTGTCGGGAAAAACCTCCCGACTTCCCTGGATATGCGGGTACAGGTTCAACTTGCTGAAAATGACGATGCCGACCGGGTCATCGTCGAAAAAAGGGAGGAGCCCTAG
- a CDS encoding aspartate carbamoyltransferase catalytic subunit, with product MPFPHKDLLGIGQLSKEDILTILDATDSFKEISTRPIKKVPTLRGRTIVNLFFEPSTRTRTSFEIAGKRLSADVINISGSTSSVTKGESLLDTAYNLEAMNPDILVVRHSASGVPHMLASKVDCSVINAGDGAHEHPTQALLDLATIRQHKGEFDGLKVVIVGDITHSRVARSNILAMKTLGMAVTVVGPPTLIPVEMESLGVRVSYNLQEAIRDADVIMMLRIQEERHNQTTFPSIREYSVLFGLTAEKLKRAKEDVIILHPGPVNRGVEISPDVIEGDHSLILNQVNNGVAVRMTLMYLLLGGSDENPN from the coding sequence ATGCCCTTCCCTCATAAAGATCTGCTCGGAATCGGCCAATTGTCTAAAGAAGATATACTGACCATTCTGGATGCAACGGATTCCTTTAAGGAAATCTCTACCCGACCTATCAAGAAAGTCCCAACACTCAGAGGCCGAACAATCGTCAATTTGTTTTTTGAACCCAGCACCCGGACCCGGACATCTTTTGAAATTGCGGGCAAACGCCTGAGTGCCGATGTCATCAATATCTCCGGTTCAACAAGCAGTGTCACAAAAGGAGAAAGCCTTTTGGACACAGCCTACAACCTGGAAGCGATGAATCCTGATATTCTGGTGGTCCGTCATTCCGCTTCCGGGGTACCGCATATGCTGGCAAGCAAGGTCGACTGTTCTGTAATTAATGCCGGTGACGGGGCTCATGAGCATCCAACTCAAGCCTTGCTCGACCTGGCCACAATTCGGCAACACAAAGGAGAATTTGATGGGCTCAAGGTGGTTATTGTAGGAGATATCACCCACAGTCGTGTGGCGCGTTCCAACATTCTTGCGATGAAAACACTCGGTATGGCGGTAACAGTCGTTGGCCCCCCCACACTCATCCCGGTCGAAATGGAATCCCTTGGAGTTCGAGTATCATACAATCTGCAGGAAGCTATTAGAGATGCTGATGTCATAATGATGTTGCGGATTCAGGAGGAGCGTCACAATCAAACTACCTTCCCAAGCATCAGGGAATATTCCGTTCTATTTGGGTTAACTGCAGAAAAATTGAAGAGGGCTAAAGAGGATGTTATTATCCTGCACCCCGGCCCGGTGAACCGAGGCGTTGAAATCTCTCCTGATGTGATCGAAGGCGATCATTCTCTTATCCTGAATCAGGTCAACAATGGCGTTGCTGTCCGCATGACCCTGATGTATCTCCTTCTCGGAGGATCTGATGAAAATCCAAATTAA
- a CDS encoding dihydroorotase, with product MKILIKGGRLIDPANEIDGPHDLLIEKGKIKQITSPGGISESQSEGAKIIDATGLVVSPGFLDMHVHFREPGYEYKETIETGCQSAVAGGFTGVAVMPNTNPVNDNRSVTELILSQSKAHAGASVYPIPAISRGLKGEQLTDMAELAEAGAIGFSDDGRPVTSNELMRRALEYSKMFDLPIIQHSEVLDLTAGGCMNEGLISTELGLKGMPTEAEDIMVYRDISLLPKTGGRLHVAHISSGGAVELVRQAKAKGLPVTCEVAPHHFILTDESVRGYDTNTKMSPPLRALRDVEAVKEGMKDGTIDIIATDHAPHADLDKEVEYSCAAFGIVGLETALPLSMEMVTEEVITLPRMIDMLTASPAKLFKLDKGNLAEGKDADITIFDPDTEYTIDISKFRSKSKNSPFDGRKVRGRVRYTLVKGKILFSEN from the coding sequence ATGAAAATCCTAATTAAGGGTGGACGGTTGATTGATCCGGCCAATGAAATAGACGGCCCCCACGATCTCCTGATTGAAAAAGGAAAAATCAAACAAATAACCAGTCCTGGTGGAATTTCTGAATCACAAAGTGAAGGGGCCAAAATAATCGACGCTACAGGCCTTGTCGTTTCTCCCGGGTTTCTGGATATGCACGTCCATTTTCGGGAGCCTGGTTATGAGTATAAGGAAACAATTGAAACGGGTTGCCAGTCTGCTGTGGCAGGAGGGTTCACTGGTGTCGCTGTAATGCCAAATACCAATCCGGTAAACGATAACCGTTCGGTCACTGAACTCATACTCAGTCAATCCAAGGCCCATGCCGGTGCATCGGTTTATCCAATTCCTGCAATCTCCCGAGGACTGAAAGGCGAACAGTTGACGGACATGGCGGAACTTGCTGAAGCAGGAGCTATTGGTTTTTCGGATGATGGCCGCCCGGTAACAAGCAACGAACTCATGCGCCGTGCCCTTGAATACAGCAAAATGTTCGACCTCCCTATCATTCAACACAGTGAAGTTCTGGACTTGACTGCTGGCGGATGCATGAATGAAGGGCTTATTTCGACTGAGCTGGGTCTCAAAGGAATGCCTACAGAAGCTGAGGACATCATGGTATATCGTGACATCTCACTTCTCCCAAAAACAGGGGGACGCTTACACGTAGCCCATATTAGCAGCGGTGGCGCGGTTGAACTCGTCAGACAAGCCAAAGCCAAAGGGCTGCCTGTGACCTGCGAAGTTGCACCGCATCATTTCATCCTGACAGATGAATCGGTAAGGGGCTACGACACCAATACTAAAATGAGCCCTCCCCTTCGGGCCCTCCGCGATGTTGAGGCGGTTAAAGAAGGGATGAAAGACGGTACAATCGACATCATCGCCACCGATCACGCCCCTCATGCCGACCTGGACAAAGAAGTAGAATATTCCTGCGCGGCGTTTGGAATTGTAGGGCTGGAGACAGCACTGCCCTTGTCAATGGAAATGGTAACCGAAGAGGTCATCACTCTCCCCAGAATGATCGATATGCTGACCGCAAGTCCCGCAAAACTTTTTAAACTGGACAAGGGTAATCTTGCGGAAGGTAAAGACGCCGACATCACTATCTTTGATCCTGACACAGAATACACAATCGACATCTCCAAATTCAGATCCAAAAGTAAAAACTCGCCTTTTGACGGACGTAAGGTAAGAGGACGGGTTCGCTACACATTGGTAAAAGGCAAAATCCTTTTCTCGGAGAATTAA
- the carA gene encoding glutamine-hydrolyzing carbamoyl-phosphate synthase small subunit: MQGVLVLADGRVFKGRLFGAKEEATGEVVFNTSMAGYQEVITDPSYAGQMVVMTYPLIGNYGISPEDNESEKPWLTGFIIKELSGISSNWRSRESLDEFLERHKIVGFQGLDTRALTRHIRDGGAQQAIISPHIDQLDDLKQRARELPSMEGQDFAKVVTCREPYEWVEGEWNLEKGFSNPVTQAKWNVVAYDFGIKRNILRCLVSAGCNVKVVPANFPAEEVMKQNPDGVFLSNGPGDPAAVTYAIENIRKLIGHIPIFGICLGHQILSLALGADTYKLVFGHHGGNQPVMDKESQQVEITSQNHGFAVAPDSKGDFEIISINLNDQTVEGLRHKTHPIFSVQYHPEASPGPMDSSHLFSRFVNLMETTHGRR, translated from the coding sequence ATGCAAGGTGTTCTGGTATTAGCAGACGGACGGGTATTTAAAGGACGTCTGTTTGGAGCGAAAGAAGAAGCCACTGGCGAAGTAGTATTTAATACCAGCATGGCGGGTTATCAGGAAGTCATCACCGACCCCTCCTATGCCGGGCAAATGGTGGTGATGACCTATCCTCTCATTGGAAACTACGGAATCAGTCCGGAAGACAACGAATCCGAAAAACCCTGGCTCACAGGCTTTATCATTAAGGAACTGAGTGGCATCTCCAGCAATTGGAGATCTCGTGAATCCCTGGATGAGTTTTTGGAGCGCCACAAGATTGTCGGCTTTCAGGGATTGGATACACGAGCCCTCACGCGACACATTCGTGATGGAGGAGCTCAACAGGCCATCATTTCGCCACACATCGATCAACTCGACGACTTGAAACAAAGAGCGCGTGAGCTCCCGTCAATGGAAGGGCAGGATTTTGCTAAGGTTGTGACTTGCCGGGAGCCTTATGAATGGGTCGAGGGGGAGTGGAACCTGGAAAAGGGATTTTCCAATCCGGTCACTCAGGCAAAATGGAATGTGGTGGCCTATGATTTCGGTATCAAACGAAATATTTTACGATGCCTGGTCAGTGCAGGATGCAACGTTAAAGTCGTTCCCGCTAATTTTCCTGCTGAAGAGGTGATGAAGCAAAACCCGGATGGGGTATTTCTTTCCAATGGCCCGGGGGATCCCGCAGCGGTCACCTACGCTATCGAAAATATTCGTAAACTTATCGGCCATATACCCATTTTTGGAATCTGTCTGGGCCATCAGATTTTGAGTCTTGCCCTGGGAGCTGATACTTACAAACTGGTATTCGGTCATCATGGCGGAAACCAACCCGTAATGGATAAAGAATCCCAGCAAGTGGAAATCACCTCACAAAACCATGGTTTTGCTGTCGCACCGGACTCCAAAGGGGATTTTGAAATAATTTCAATCAATCTCAACGATCAAACAGTGGAAGGTTTGCGCCATAAAACGCATCCCATCTTCTCAGTTCAATATCACCCGGAAGCATCGCCTGGTCCAATGGACTCGTCCCATCTTTTCAGTCGATTTGTAAATTTGATGGAGACCACCCATGGACGGCGTTGA
- the carB gene encoding carbamoyl-phosphate synthase large subunit: protein MPKRTDIKKILVIGAGPIIIGQACEFDYSGTQACKALKEEGYEVVLLNSNPATIMTDVEFADKTYVEPVTPDVVRKIIAENRPDALLPTMGGQTGLNTALAVAESGALDEFSVELIGAKVEAIKKAEDRALFKKAMAAIDLEVAPSGYASTMEEALEIVKETGYPAIIRPSFTLGGSGGGIAYTEEEFRSIVQWGLDSSPNSTLLIEKSLLGWKEFELEVMRDLRDNVVIICSIENLDPMGIHTGDSITVAPAQTLTDKEYQILRNASIAIIREIGVETGGSNIQFAVNPENGEMIVIEMNPRVSRSSALASKATGFPIAKIAAKLAVGFTLDEIQNDITRETPASFEPTLDYCVVKVPRFTFEKFFKTPPLLTTQMKSVGEAMAIGRTFKEALQKALRSLEIGVFGLEEEFEAAKGLEHRNITHLDELRELLKKPHWDRLWHVAAALRRGMSIEEIYGITGIDPWFLFNINEILELESRVKENQSIAQMDSDQLRQAKEMGFSDPYLSNLLSCKPEDIANKRKDLGILPVYKRVDTCGAEFEAHTPYLYSTYEEECEAAPTQSKKIMILGGGPNRIGQGIEFDYCCVHASFALKEAGFETIMVNCNPETVSTDYDTSDRLYFEPLTLEDVLHIVRIEKPDGVIVQFGGQTPLKLSMALEQAGVPIIGTSPDDIDRAEDRKRFTDVLNTLGLKQTQNGTATSFEEALEITQSIGYPVVVRPSYVLGGRAMEIVHDEAALSQYIKHAVKASPEHPILIDGFLKNATEVDVDAISDGDHVVIGGVMEHIEEAGVHSGDSACSLPPFSIAAPVIEEIKRQTKLLAKELNVIGLLNIQFAIQGEDIFVLEVNPRASRTVPFVSKTIGAPLAKLAARVMAGETLQSLGFTNEPEFKHIAVKESVFPFIKFPDVDVLLGPEMKSTGEVMGLDTDFGRAFAKSLLATGVTLPSTGTAFISVKDDDKDAALLIGKTLKTLGYQLLATRGTAKFFQDHGEEVKAINKFLEGPPHIVDCIENGDVQLVVNTTFGVQAINDSFSLRRASLTQNLPYCTTIRGAQALLAALEAMKKNELGIRSLQEYRDDIK, encoded by the coding sequence ATGCCAAAAAGAACTGACATAAAAAAAATCCTGGTTATAGGAGCAGGCCCTATCATCATAGGCCAGGCTTGTGAATTTGATTACTCCGGAACCCAGGCTTGCAAAGCCCTGAAGGAGGAAGGATACGAAGTTGTACTCCTAAACAGCAATCCAGCCACCATCATGACTGATGTTGAGTTTGCAGATAAAACTTACGTTGAACCTGTTACCCCGGATGTCGTCCGGAAAATAATTGCAGAAAATAGGCCCGATGCCCTCCTCCCGACAATGGGCGGGCAAACAGGGTTAAACACAGCGCTTGCCGTGGCAGAGTCCGGAGCTCTCGATGAGTTCTCTGTAGAGCTTATTGGAGCCAAAGTAGAGGCCATTAAAAAAGCCGAAGACAGGGCTCTATTCAAGAAGGCCATGGCCGCCATTGATCTCGAAGTGGCACCAAGCGGCTACGCCTCCACCATGGAAGAAGCTCTCGAAATTGTAAAAGAAACCGGGTATCCAGCCATCATTCGGCCCTCGTTTACCCTGGGAGGTTCCGGTGGCGGCATTGCCTACACTGAAGAGGAGTTTCGGTCAATCGTCCAGTGGGGTCTGGACTCCAGCCCTAACAGCACCTTGTTAATTGAAAAATCTCTGTTGGGATGGAAAGAGTTTGAACTTGAAGTGATGCGGGACTTACGGGACAACGTGGTTATCATTTGTTCCATTGAAAACCTCGATCCCATGGGAATTCATACCGGTGACAGTATCACCGTGGCGCCGGCCCAGACTCTCACTGACAAGGAATACCAGATTCTGCGAAACGCCTCCATTGCCATCATTCGTGAGATTGGCGTTGAGACAGGTGGTTCCAATATTCAGTTCGCTGTCAATCCAGAAAATGGGGAAATGATTGTCATTGAAATGAACCCGCGGGTTTCACGAAGTTCTGCCCTCGCCTCCAAGGCTACCGGTTTCCCGATTGCCAAAATTGCCGCGAAGCTTGCTGTTGGCTTCACTCTGGATGAAATCCAGAATGACATCACCCGTGAAACCCCAGCATCTTTCGAGCCCACACTGGATTACTGTGTGGTTAAAGTCCCACGATTCACTTTTGAAAAGTTTTTCAAAACCCCTCCCCTGCTCACAACCCAGATGAAATCGGTTGGTGAAGCTATGGCCATTGGTCGAACTTTTAAAGAAGCTTTGCAGAAAGCACTGAGGTCCCTTGAGATTGGTGTTTTCGGCCTTGAAGAGGAGTTTGAAGCCGCCAAAGGTTTGGAACACAGGAACATCACCCATCTTGACGAATTAAGAGAGTTGCTTAAAAAACCGCATTGGGACAGGCTGTGGCATGTCGCTGCTGCATTGAGACGGGGAATGTCTATTGAAGAGATATATGGAATTACCGGAATCGACCCCTGGTTCCTGTTTAACATAAACGAAATTCTGGAATTGGAATCCCGTGTCAAAGAGAACCAATCCATAGCCCAAATGGATTCAGACCAACTGAGGCAAGCTAAAGAAATGGGGTTTTCGGATCCGTACTTATCCAATCTCCTGTCCTGCAAACCTGAGGATATAGCGAACAAGCGGAAGGATTTGGGTATCTTACCTGTATATAAAAGAGTCGATACCTGTGGGGCAGAGTTTGAGGCTCACACTCCATACCTTTATTCCACTTATGAAGAGGAATGTGAAGCAGCCCCTACTCAGTCCAAAAAAATAATGATCCTTGGCGGGGGCCCAAACCGAATTGGACAAGGAATAGAATTTGATTACTGCTGTGTCCATGCATCCTTTGCCCTTAAAGAAGCCGGATTTGAAACCATCATGGTCAATTGCAATCCGGAAACTGTAAGTACTGACTACGATACATCGGATCGCCTCTATTTTGAACCACTCACTCTGGAGGATGTCCTTCACATTGTGCGGATTGAAAAACCGGACGGAGTGATTGTTCAATTTGGGGGCCAGACTCCCCTGAAGCTTTCCATGGCATTGGAACAGGCTGGCGTTCCTATCATTGGCACCAGTCCGGATGATATTGACCGCGCAGAAGATCGTAAACGGTTCACTGACGTTCTCAATACTCTTGGTCTAAAACAAACTCAAAACGGTACAGCAACCTCATTTGAAGAAGCTCTCGAAATAACGCAAAGTATCGGTTACCCGGTGGTCGTCAGGCCTTCTTATGTATTGGGAGGCCGAGCCATGGAAATCGTTCATGATGAAGCCGCTTTAAGCCAATACATCAAACACGCAGTCAAAGCATCCCCTGAGCATCCCATTCTGATAGACGGTTTCCTCAAAAATGCAACTGAGGTTGATGTTGACGCAATATCAGATGGTGACCATGTGGTGATCGGGGGAGTAATGGAGCACATCGAAGAAGCCGGGGTACATTCGGGCGACAGCGCCTGTTCCCTTCCGCCCTTTTCTATAGCTGCTCCCGTCATTGAAGAAATCAAACGTCAGACAAAGCTGTTGGCAAAGGAACTCAATGTTATTGGATTGCTCAATATACAATTTGCCATACAGGGGGAAGACATCTTCGTCCTTGAAGTCAATCCAAGAGCTTCAAGGACCGTTCCTTTTGTAAGCAAAACAATCGGAGCCCCTCTGGCCAAGCTAGCGGCCCGGGTTATGGCTGGGGAAACTTTACAGTCATTGGGTTTTACGAATGAACCGGAATTCAAACATATTGCCGTAAAGGAATCTGTCTTCCCCTTTATTAAATTTCCGGATGTGGATGTCTTGTTAGGACCGGAAATGAAGTCCACCGGGGAGGTCATGGGACTGGACACTGACTTTGGCAGAGCCTTTGCCAAGTCGCTTCTGGCAACAGGTGTAACCCTTCCCTCAACAGGAACAGCGTTTATCAGCGTCAAGGATGACGACAAGGACGCCGCCCTTTTAATTGGGAAAACTTTAAAAACTTTGGGCTATCAGCTTTTAGCCACCCGAGGTACTGCAAAATTCTTCCAGGACCATGGAGAGGAAGTTAAGGCAATCAATAAATTCCTTGAGGGGCCTCCACACATTGTAGATTGTATCGAAAATGGTGATGTTCAGTTAGTGGTCAACACTACCTTTGGAGTCCAGGCGATCAATGATTCATTTTCACTACGGCGGGCATCGTTGACACAAAACCTTCCCTACTGCACCACAATTCGGGGAGCTCAGGCACTGTTAGCGGCATTAGAAGCGATGAAAAAAAATGAGCTTGGGATAAGATCTTTGCAGGAATACCGGGACGACATTAAATAA
- a CDS encoding formylglycine-generating enzyme family protein, giving the protein MLRKEFPKLLIGFIALILTPVSPVFANSAPEGMVLIKGGCFMMGTDKHYLVTFENEPNHMERPAHKVCLDSFYMDTHEATQKKWKKWMPNLPTTLIGDDLPVDHVRFREARTFCARRGGRLPTEAEWEYAAKAGSTAENFWGDGINGDYSWYDRNSTRRPHPVGTKKPNPWGLYDMMGSVWEWVSDWYDWTYYQRSPIQNPQGPKFGSARVIKGASWLDDKSYFRAAMRVRGRADPTETFLVGVRCVKSTKGK; this is encoded by the coding sequence ATGCTCAGAAAAGAATTTCCTAAGCTTCTTATCGGATTTATCGCCTTGATCCTTACCCCTGTTTCTCCGGTTTTTGCCAATTCAGCTCCAGAAGGTATGGTTTTGATCAAGGGCGGCTGTTTTATGATGGGTACGGATAAGCATTATCTTGTCACATTTGAAAATGAACCCAATCATATGGAGCGGCCGGCACATAAAGTTTGTCTGGATTCGTTTTACATGGATACCCATGAAGCCACCCAGAAAAAATGGAAAAAATGGATGCCGAACCTTCCAACCACCTTAATCGGTGATGATTTGCCTGTTGATCACGTTCGATTTAGGGAAGCACGGACCTTTTGCGCGCGCAGGGGAGGAAGACTACCTACTGAGGCGGAATGGGAATACGCAGCCAAGGCAGGCTCAACAGCCGAAAATTTCTGGGGCGATGGTATCAATGGAGACTATTCGTGGTATGACAGAAATTCAACTCGAAGACCCCACCCGGTTGGAACCAAAAAACCGAACCCCTGGGGTCTTTACGATATGATGGGAAGCGTATGGGAGTGGGTTTCTGACTGGTACGATTGGACTTATTACCAGAGAAGCCCAATTCAAAATCCCCAGGGTCCTAAGTTTGGAAGTGCCAGGGTTATCAAGGGTGCCTCCTGGCTGGATGACAAGTCTTATTTCCGTGCAGCCATGCGAGTGCGTGGTAGAGCGGATCCCACAGAGACATTTCTTGTCGGTGTGCGCTGCGTCAAATCAACCAAGGGAAAATAG
- the nth gene encoding endonuclease III has protein sequence METKVINRLYQKLAKSLPEAKPELEFTSNFELLVAVILSAQATDKSVNGATSTLFKTHNTPQAILKLGQARLQKNIQTIGLAPTKARNIIKTCKILLEKHEGEVPDKREFLEALPGVGRKTANVVLNEAFGEPTIAVDTHVFRLANRTGLANGKTVEKVEEQLMKVTPKRWLQNAHRYLILHGRYVCKAKNFSCSECVINKECEFENKLFPDTRS, from the coding sequence TTGGAAACAAAAGTAATTAACAGACTCTATCAAAAACTCGCAAAATCCCTGCCTGAAGCAAAACCGGAGCTGGAATTTACCAGCAATTTTGAACTTCTGGTAGCAGTAATTTTAAGCGCACAGGCAACAGACAAATCTGTCAACGGAGCAACCTCCACCCTTTTTAAAACACACAATACACCCCAGGCTATTTTAAAACTGGGACAAGCTAGATTACAAAAAAATATCCAGACTATCGGACTTGCGCCGACCAAGGCCAGAAACATAATCAAAACCTGTAAAATCCTATTGGAGAAACATGAAGGAGAAGTTCCTGACAAACGGGAATTCCTGGAAGCTTTGCCTGGAGTAGGAAGAAAAACAGCAAACGTGGTCTTGAATGAAGCCTTTGGAGAGCCAACGATAGCCGTTGACACCCATGTTTTTCGATTGGCGAACCGAACGGGGTTGGCGAACGGAAAAACGGTTGAAAAGGTAGAAGAGCAACTGATGAAAGTGACCCCAAAACGATGGCTGCAAAATGCCCACCGTTATTTGATTCTCCACGGTCGCTATGTTTGCAAAGCCAAAAATTTCTCCTGTTCAGAATGCGTCATAAATAAGGAATGTGAATTTGAAAATAAGCTTTTCCCGGACACACGTTCTTAA
- a CDS encoding M14 family metallocarboxypeptidase, translating into MNKAGEPLYSRVLSRLKTVLPENSQISSTLIVSGSDQYPIQHLVLGKGNSQRALISAGIHGDEPAGVEALLTFLEKKFFQKYIDDWELNIIPCINPSGYNASTRENADKIDLNRKFRDTSPPQEVVFIKSLFKRAFDLDIELHEDIDSPGYYLFQKEAEPISPLGRNILNEVSKIMPINLEEEIEELPAENGLLAHLSNPDEMEWWPMAIYAFSKGCKKVFTLETATKLPMDMRVRAHLKAIEVALDNF; encoded by the coding sequence TTGAATAAAGCCGGAGAACCACTCTATTCCCGCGTTCTCTCGCGGCTAAAAACCGTTTTACCCGAAAACTCCCAAATATCATCCACCCTTATAGTTTCCGGATCAGACCAGTACCCGATTCAACATCTGGTTTTAGGAAAAGGAAATTCGCAGCGTGCTTTAATTTCTGCCGGGATCCATGGGGACGAACCCGCAGGGGTGGAAGCCCTTCTTACTTTTCTTGAAAAAAAATTTTTTCAAAAATATATCGATGACTGGGAATTGAACATTATCCCCTGCATCAACCCGTCTGGATATAATGCGTCAACCCGCGAAAACGCTGACAAGATTGATCTCAACCGCAAGTTCAGGGATACCAGCCCGCCCCAGGAAGTGGTATTTATTAAATCTCTATTTAAACGCGCATTTGACCTCGATATTGAACTTCATGAGGACATTGACTCACCTGGGTATTATTTATTTCAGAAAGAAGCGGAACCCATTTCTCCACTAGGACGCAATATCCTGAATGAAGTATCAAAAATTATGCCAATTAATTTGGAAGAAGAAATTGAAGAGTTGCCCGCGGAAAATGGCCTACTTGCCCATCTGTCGAATCCGGATGAAATGGAATGGTGGCCAATGGCAATATACGCGTTTTCAAAGGGATGCAAGAAAGTTTTTACTCTCGAGACGGCAACCAAACTCCCAATGGATATGAGGGTCCGCGCCCATTTAAAAGCGATTGAGGTAGCTCTGGATAATTTTTAG